GGCCGCAGAAATGCCGGGCCGGAAGATCTCCTTCTTCCGGCCCGGAGAGAATGAAATAGATGTCTCACGATCCGGACCGGGGACAGAAACCCCCGTCCGGTGAGTGAGACTGGTCCCACCGTATTCGGTAGCGAGTATTCGGTATGTCGGTATGTTGAGGAAACGAGGTCGGATGATGCGTACGCGTCCGCTGAAGGTGGCGCTGCTGGGCTGTGGGGTCGTCGGCTCAGAGGTGGCGCGCATCATGACGACGCACGCCGACGACCTCGCCGCACGCATCGGCGCCCCGGTCGAGCTCGCGGGCGTGGCCGTGCGGCGGCCCTCCCGGGTCCGTGAGGGCATCGACCCCGCCCTCGTCACCACCGACGCCACCGCGCTCGTCAAACGCGGGGACATCGACGTCGTCGTCGAGGTCATCGGCGGTATCGAGCCCGCCCGCTCCCTCATCACCACCGCGTTCGAGTACGGCGCCTCCGTCGTCTCCGCCAACAAGGCCCTCCTCGCCCAGGACGGCGCCGCCCTGCACGCCGCCGCCGGGGACCATGACGCGGACCTCTACTACGAGGCCGCCGTCGCCGGTGCCATCCCGCTGATCCGGCCGCTGCGCGAGTCCCTCGCCGGCGACAAGATCAACCGGGTGATGGGCATCGTCAACGGCACGACCAACTTCATCCTCGACAAGATGGACACCACGGGCGCCGGGTACCAGGAGGCCCTCGACGAGGCCACCGCCCTCGGGTACGCCGAGGCCGACCCGACCGCCGACGTCGAGGGGTTCGACGCCGCGGCCAAGGCCGCGATCCTCGCCGGTATCGCCTTCCACTCGCGTGTGCGCCTCGACGACGTGTACCGCGAGGGCATGACCGAGGTGACGGCGGCCGACTTCGCCTCCGCCAAGAACATGGGCTGCACCATCAAGCTGCTCGCCATCTGCGAGCGGGCCGCGGACGGCGGTTCCGTCACCGCGCGCGTGCACCCCGCGATGATCCCGCTGACGCACCCGCTCGCCTCCGTGCGCGGCGCCTACAACGCGGTGTTCGTGGAGTCGGACGCCGCCGGTCAGCTGATGTTCTACGGGCCGGGCGCCGGCGGTGCCCCCACCGCCTCCGCCGTGCTCGGCG
The sequence above is drawn from the Streptomyces griseiscabiei genome and encodes:
- a CDS encoding homoserine dehydrogenase gives rise to the protein MMRTRPLKVALLGCGVVGSEVARIMTTHADDLAARIGAPVELAGVAVRRPSRVREGIDPALVTTDATALVKRGDIDVVVEVIGGIEPARSLITTAFEYGASVVSANKALLAQDGAALHAAAGDHDADLYYEAAVAGAIPLIRPLRESLAGDKINRVMGIVNGTTNFILDKMDTTGAGYQEALDEATALGYAEADPTADVEGFDAAAKAAILAGIAFHSRVRLDDVYREGMTEVTAADFASAKNMGCTIKLLAICERAADGGSVTARVHPAMIPLTHPLASVRGAYNAVFVESDAAGQLMFYGPGAGGAPTASAVLGDLVAVCRNRLAGSTGPGESAYAALPVSPMGEVVTRYHISLDVADKPGVLAQVATVFAEHGVSIDTVRQQGKDGEASLVVVTHRASDASLTGTVEALRNLDTVRGVASIMRVEGE